One genomic segment of Hordeum vulgare subsp. vulgare chromosome 2H, MorexV3_pseudomolecules_assembly, whole genome shotgun sequence includes these proteins:
- the LOC123427745 gene encoding wound-induced basic protein: MIYDVNSPLFRSFLSQKGGASSDKRKMEEQKPKDQRFKANENKPVMNE, encoded by the exons atgATCTACGACGTGAACTCCCCCCTGTTCCGCTCCTTCCTCAGCCAGAAGGGCGGCGCGTCCTCCGACAAGAG GAAAATGGAAGAGCAGAAGCCGAAGGACCAGAGGTTCAAGGCCAACGAGAACAAGCCTGTAATGAACGAATGA
- the LOC123430773 gene encoding uncharacterized protein LOC123430773, whose translation MIGEYAVRTERAIDALEKKVQGMEAVVEVELELLLEKYCTDLSDMHKARHYYRATSLSDAEKLCLRQIDEFAAATIADYEASVGPVPAFDKHLSLFSQGIPLEFPEPLAPPPPSSASRHGPAVDNGGDVAC comes from the exons ATGATAGGAGAGTACGCGGTGCGGACGGAACGCGCAATCGATGCGCTGGAGAAAAAGGTGCAGGGCAtggaggcggtggtggaggtggagctcGAGCTGCTGCTCGAGAAGTACTGCACCGACCTCTCGGACATGCACAAGGCGCGCCACTACTACCGCGCCACCTCGCTCTCCGACGCGGAGAAGCTGTGCCTCCGCCAGATCGACgaattcgccgccgccaccatcgcCGACTACGAGGCCAGCGTCGGCCCCGTCCCAGCATTCGACAAGCACCTCAGCCTCTTCAGCCAAGGCATCCCACTCGAGTTCCCCGAACCCTTGGCTCCCCCTCCCCCTTCTTCGGCTTCTCGCCACGG GCCTGCTGTGGACAATGGAGGGGACGTTGCATGCTAA
- the LOC123430772 gene encoding cytochrome P450 716B1-like, with protein MDYLVAVVALVVVTASSVAIHLLARARKAQPANLPPGSLGLPVIGQSLGLLRAMRGDGGSRWIQDRIDRYGPVSKLSLFGTPTVLLAGPAANKFMFFSGAFSTRQPGSVQRILGEKSILDLHGPDHRRVRGALLEFLRPDMLKMYVGRIDGEVRRHLEENWAGRATVTVLPLMKRLTFDIISALLFGLERGAVRDALAGDFARMVEGMWAVPANLPFTAFSRSLKASGRARRLLEGITREKKKASQAEERGNGKASRDNDLITCLLSLKDGHGERLLTDEEIVDNAMVALIAGHDTSSILMTFMVRHLANDDATLAAMVQEHEEIANNKGDGEALTWEDLTKMKLTWRVAQETLRVVPPIFGNFRRALEDTEFDGYLIPKGWQVFWTANVTHMDASIFHEPAKFDPSRFETENLRASAAPPCSFVAFGGGPRICPGIEFSRIETLVTMHHLVRQFRWKLCCKENTFVRDPMPSPLLGLPVEIEKRAST; from the exons ATGGATTATTTGGTAGCAGTCGTGGCACTCGTCGTTGTCACCGCCTCGTCCGTTGCCATCCACCTCCTCGCCAGAGCAAGGAAAGCACAGCCGGCCAACCTGCCCCCGGGCTCCCTCGGCCTGCCGGTGATCGGCCAGAGCCTCGGCCTCCTCCGGGCCATGCGCGGCGACGGCGGCAGCCGGTGGATACAGGACCGGATCGACAGGTACGGGCCCGTGTCCAAGCTGTCGCTGTTCGGCACGCCCACGGTGCTCCTGGCCGGGCCGGCGGCCAACAAGTTCATGTTCTTCAGCGGCGCGTTCTCCACCCGGCAGCCCGGGTCCGTGCAGCGGATACTCGGGGAGAAGAGCATCCTCGACCTCCACGGCCCCGACCACCGGCGCGTCCGCGGCGCCCTGCTCGAGTTCCTCCGGCCGGACATGCTCAAGATGTACGTGGGCAGGATCGACGGCGAGGTGCGGCGCCATCTCGAGGAGAACTGGGCCGGCCGCGCCACCGTCACGGTGCTGCCGCTGATGAAGCGGCTCACGTTCGACATCATCTCCGCGCTGCTCTTCGGCCTCGAGAGGGGCGCCGTGCGGGACGCCCTGGCCGGCGACTTCGCGCGCATGGTCGAGGGCATGTGGGCCGTCCCGGCCAACCTGCCCTTCACGGCCTTCAGCCGGAGCCTCAAGGCCAGCGGCAGGGCCCGCCGGTTGCTCGAGGGGATCACgcgggagaagaagaaggccagCCAGGCGGAGGAGCGCGGCAACGGCAAGGCGTCGCGGGACAACGACCTCATCACCTGCCTGCTCAGCCTGAAGGACGGCCATGGCGAGCGGCTGCTGACCGACGAGGAGATCGTCGACAACGCCATGGTCGCCCTCATCGCCGGCCACGACACGTCGTCCATCCTTATGACGTTCATGGTCCGCCACCTCGCCAACGACGATGCCACCCTCGCCGCCATGGTCCAAG AGCATGAGGAGATTGCCAATAACAAAGGTGACGGCGAGGCTCTGACCTGGGAAGACCTGACGAAGATGAAGCTCACATGGCGAGTCGCGCAGGAGACGCTCCGCGTCGTCCCCCCGATCTTCGGCAACTTCAGAAGAGCACTCGAGGACACCGAGTTCGACGGCTACCTCATCCCAAAAGGATGGCAG GTGTTCTGGACGGCAAACGTGACGCACATGGACGCGAGCATCTTCCATGAGCCGGCCAAGTTCGACCCGTCCCGGTTTGAGACTGAGAACCTAAGAGCGTCGGCGGCGCCACCGTGCTCCTTTGTCGCCTTCGGCGGCGGCCCAAGGATATGCCCCGGGATAGAGTTTTCCAGGATCGAGACGCTGGTGACGATGCACCACCTTGTGAGGCAGTTCAGATGGAAGCTCTGCTGCAAGGAGAACACCTTTGTGAGGGACCCCATGCCGTCGCCGCTGCTCGGCCTGCCCGTCGAAATTGAGAAAAGGGCATCTACTTGA